The Phormidium sp. PBR-2020 DNA segment GCAATTGAGGGACACGGTGACCATGATTAGTCGCCAGGTTCCTAGTGGGGTTTAACTGGTCTACCTAACGCCCCACATCGATGATTGGGTTTTGCCCGATGGGTTAAAACTCAGACTCGACCTTGACCACACCATCTCGATCATACAACCGACAAATTTTTGTCGTTTAACGTTCAACTTAGACTGAAATAAGGAGTAAACAATGGATTCTTTAACGGCTGCTGCCTCTGTTATCGCTGCTGCTCTCGCAGTAGGACTCGCTGCAATTGGACCGGGAATCGGTCAAGGTAATGCGGCTGGACAAGCTCTCGAAGGGATTGCTCGTCAGCCCGAAGCAGAAGGAAAAATTCGCGGAACTTTGCTGCTGAGTTTGGCATTCATGGAAGCACTAACGATTTACGGTTTGGTGGTTGCACTGGTGCTGCTGTTTGCTAACCCCTTCTCTTAGTCAATGTTCTGACGATAAGGGGTTCAGAAACCCGTTCATTGACTCTTTAGTTCAAGGGACGATGGCTCTGAACCCCTACTCAAGATAAGGAGGGTAAGGACAAACCTAAAGATTATGCATTGGACAATCGTACTGGCAACTGAAGCCACTCAAGAGGGCGGGTTGTTTGCGTTCGACGCAACCTTGCCTCTGATGGCCGTTCAGTTCATGATTTTGGTCGGGATTCTCAACGCAGTTTTCTATAAGCCGTTGACGAAGTCCCTCGAAGATCGAGATAGTTACATCCGTGACAAGACTCAAAGCGCACAGGCTCGCCTGAAGGAAGCTCAAGACAAAAAGGCGAAGTACGAGCAAGAACTCGCCTCAAGTCGGAGA contains these protein-coding regions:
- the atpE gene encoding ATP synthase F0 subunit C yields the protein MDSLTAAASVIAAALAVGLAAIGPGIGQGNAAGQALEGIARQPEAEGKIRGTLLLSLAFMEALTIYGLVVALVLLFANPFS
- a CDS encoding F0F1 ATP synthase subunit B', coding for MHWTIVLATEATQEGGLFAFDATLPLMAVQFMILVGILNAVFYKPLTKSLEDRDSYIRDKTQSAQARLKEAQDKKAKYEQELASSRRKAQDIINAARAEANQTADAEIAEAQRQANEEREQAAAEIEQQKQAAFAQIDQQVNALSRQILEKILGSELVKR